One window of Methanothermobacter tenebrarum genomic DNA carries:
- a CDS encoding magnesium transporter, which translates to MKKKLTEKIKTIMDHLLTLLVNISILSSKAFIKFFEIFKKVNFFIKSIKRVLGESLFALLICAIGDLIAGIVLGKMTHFLEAYPGLIVLIPGAIGMRGNIFGALGSRLGSNLHIGTLSTELKKSKILNGNIEATIILTILMSLFLGLMAWILCEISNFKNIGIIDFTIISVMGGIISGIFLLPATILIALKSYENGWDPDNITTPLIAASGDLFTLPSLFLAILFLELVKNTILESTFFLLFILMGILGLLIGLRGDEYLKGIISQSVPVLLLCSIFGTSAGSILNSRLSTILDNPSILALVPLFSGESGDLVSILGARLSSGLHSGIIPPTLIPRKGALHNFGIIIILSIIIYPVIGVLAHLVSAALGLPTIPIHKMILISSVAGYLLTPFLLIFGFYLNSLSYRRELDPDNVVVPLSTSLTDPMANLCLVFMIILFLNV; encoded by the coding sequence ATGAAGAAAAAATTAACAGAGAAAATAAAGACTATAATGGATCACCTGCTCACACTACTAGTTAACATTTCAATACTCTCCTCAAAGGCTTTTATAAAATTCTTCGAAATCTTCAAGAAAGTAAATTTTTTTATCAAAAGCATAAAACGAGTCCTTGGCGAAAGTCTATTCGCACTTCTTATATGCGCCATCGGCGATCTCATAGCAGGCATAGTCCTAGGTAAGATGACACATTTTCTAGAGGCATACCCGGGTCTTATAGTCCTTATACCAGGTGCGATAGGAATGAGGGGTAACATCTTCGGGGCTTTAGGCTCACGACTCGGATCAAACCTCCACATAGGTACCCTTTCAACAGAACTTAAAAAATCTAAAATTTTAAATGGGAACATAGAGGCTACCATAATCTTAACTATTTTAATGTCCCTATTCCTTGGGCTTATGGCATGGATACTATGTGAAATTTCAAATTTTAAAAACATAGGAATAATTGATTTCACCATCATATCGGTAATGGGTGGTATAATCTCGGGGATTTTTTTATTACCTGCCACGATTCTGATCGCACTTAAAAGTTATGAAAATGGATGGGATCCTGACAATATCACCACACCATTGATAGCGGCATCAGGAGACCTTTTCACACTACCCTCACTTTTCCTAGCCATATTATTCTTAGAATTGGTAAAAAACACGATCCTAGAGTCAACATTTTTTCTTCTTTTCATTTTAATGGGGATCTTGGGCCTCTTAATAGGGTTAAGAGGGGATGAATATTTGAAGGGTATAATTAGTCAGAGTGTCCCAGTGCTCCTTCTTTGCTCAATTTTTGGAACAAGTGCAGGTAGTATCCTAAACAGCAGATTATCCACGATATTAGATAATCCTAGTATACTAGCACTTGTACCATTATTTTCAGGGGAAAGTGGAGACCTTGTAAGTATACTAGGTGCTAGATTATCCTCTGGTCTACATTCAGGTATTATACCCCCAACTTTGATACCGAGAAAGGGGGCTCTTCATAATTTTGGTATAATTATCATACTCTCCATTATAATCTATCCAGTGATAGGAGTTTTAGCCCATCTTGTAAGCGCTGCTTTGGGCTTGCCAACCATCCCAATCCATAAAATGATCCTGATAAGTTCAGTTGCAGGTTACCTTCTAACACCATTCCTTTTGATTTTCGGCTTCTATTTGAACTCTCTTTCATATCGAAGAGAATTAGACCCTGATAACGTTGTTGTACCCCTTTCAACAAGCTTAACAGATCCTATGGCGAATCTTTGCCTTGTTTTCATGATAATATTATTTTTGAACGTTTAA
- a CDS encoding Zn-ribbon domain-containing OB-fold protein: MSESVRTWRHIPQRYNLLGSKCLNCGSVFFPRRIVCPQCRRKGKLEDIKFKGKGKIHSYSVIHAPSDEFKDIAPYVVAIVELEEGVKITTQIVDCDPNNIKIGDEVEMVFRKIREEGKDGVITYGFKFKPAK, translated from the coding sequence ATGTCGGAAAGTGTGAGAACATGGCGTCATATACCCCAACGTTACAATCTACTAGGCTCTAAATGCCTAAATTGTGGCTCAGTATTCTTTCCAAGACGCATAGTATGCCCCCAATGCAGGAGAAAAGGCAAACTAGAAGACATAAAATTCAAGGGAAAGGGTAAAATACACAGTTACTCCGTGATACATGCTCCAAGTGACGAATTCAAGGACATAGCACCATATGTGGTGGCTATAGTCGAATTAGAAGAAGGGGTTAAGATAACTACACAAATCGTTGACTGCGACCCTAATAATATAAAAATAGGGGACGAAGTGGAAATGGTATTCAGGAAAATAAGAGAGGAAGGAAAAGATGGAGTGATAACATATGGCTTCAAATTCAAACCAGCAAAATAA
- a CDS encoding potassium channel family protein, protein MKNLSELMVDLAYSALLFNSRDAAEEVKKLENKVNRLNYEIKKESLLAARSVEDAEELTALLEVGQATENIADAAKDIAELVLKGIKPHPVFKMVMEESDEIIVRVTIEEGSELAGRSLGEILLGTRTGMRIIAIRRGESWIYGPDRNTVLAEDDILIAKGNEAGAELLRKLAKNEMSLDEL, encoded by the coding sequence ATGAAAAATCTTTCGGAGCTGATGGTTGACTTAGCATACTCGGCGCTTTTATTTAATAGTAGAGATGCTGCAGAGGAAGTTAAAAAATTGGAGAATAAAGTGAACAGACTAAACTATGAGATCAAGAAAGAGTCTCTCCTCGCCGCAAGATCTGTTGAAGACGCGGAAGAACTCACAGCCCTACTAGAAGTGGGGCAAGCCACCGAAAATATAGCAGACGCCGCCAAGGACATTGCAGAACTAGTTTTGAAGGGTATAAAACCCCACCCAGTATTTAAGATGGTGATGGAGGAGTCTGATGAGATAATCGTGAGGGTGACCATAGAGGAGGGGTCAGAGCTCGCTGGAAGGTCACTGGGGGAGATTCTCCTGGGAACAAGGACTGGTATGAGGATAATTGCTATAAGAAGAGGCGAATCATGGATCTATGGACCTGACAGGAATACCGTCCTCGCTGAGGATGATATTCTCATCGCCAAGGGCAATGAAGCCGGGGCAGAGTTACTGAGAAAACTTGCCAAGAATGAAATGTCACTTGATGAACTCTAA
- the thiL gene encoding thiamine-phosphate kinase: MIKMKISDLGEKKLIKRIIANIRSHLKDFNIEGLGDDAALIDMGEEYIVATTDLLRQTSHFPEATTYEQMGWKSVTVNISDLAAMGAKPLGFLVSMGLPAHMRVEEFDELLGGILKACDHYRVPLIGGDTKEADEIILAGAAIGRTLKGEVLWKSGSEEGDLVGVTGQLGLAAAGIKILLSKMGEVPVAEDLLSRIMDPALKPRARLKESLLIAKSHLVNAATDITDGLVSELNELINASPRTIGIRLYEEKLPIPSEVEDIARFLNEDPLELGIYYGEDFELLFTLPPENVTPLRDQLDFHIIGEVTTTGTIEMVDKEGRTYILPVKGYEHLRG, from the coding sequence ATGATAAAAATGAAAATCTCAGATCTAGGAGAAAAAAAACTCATTAAAAGGATAATAGCCAATATAAGATCTCATCTGAAGGATTTTAACATAGAAGGTCTTGGTGATGACGCCGCCCTCATAGACATGGGCGAAGAATACATTGTTGCGACAACCGACCTACTAAGGCAAACCTCCCATTTCCCCGAGGCCACAACCTATGAACAAATGGGATGGAAAAGTGTAACAGTCAACATAAGCGATCTAGCCGCTATGGGGGCGAAGCCACTAGGATTTTTAGTATCAATGGGCCTTCCAGCCCATATGAGAGTTGAAGAATTTGACGAACTCCTCGGGGGCATTCTCAAGGCTTGCGATCATTACAGGGTACCCTTGATCGGGGGGGACACAAAAGAAGCAGATGAGATAATATTGGCAGGAGCCGCCATTGGGAGAACACTGAAGGGGGAGGTTCTATGGAAAAGCGGCTCAGAAGAGGGGGACCTGGTGGGGGTAACGGGGCAATTAGGCCTCGCAGCGGCTGGGATAAAAATACTCCTCTCTAAAATGGGGGAAGTACCAGTAGCGGAGGATTTATTATCCAGGATCATGGATCCTGCTCTTAAACCAAGGGCGAGATTAAAAGAGTCTCTATTAATAGCAAAATCGCATCTTGTGAATGCGGCCACGGATATAACAGATGGCCTTGTAAGTGAATTGAATGAACTGATAAACGCATCCCCAAGGACTATTGGTATAAGATTGTACGAGGAAAAGCTCCCAATCCCCAGTGAAGTGGAGGATATAGCTAGGTTCCTTAATGAGGATCCTCTTGAATTGGGGATTTATTATGGTGAAGATTTTGAACTTCTTTTCACACTCCCACCCGAGAATGTCACTCCCCTCCGCGATCAATTAGATTTTCATATCATAGGTGAGGTTACTACAACAGGGACAATTGAAATGGTTGATAAAGAAGGAAGAACATACATACTACCAGTGAAAGGATATGAGCATCTGAGGGGTTGA
- the cfbA gene encoding sirohydrochlorin nickelochelatase, with the protein MASNSNQQNKIGVLLVGHGSRLPYGEKVIKELARLYKMEVEYPVAVGFMNISKPTIPEAIKRLSQKGVKKIIVTPVFLAHGVHTKHDIPHILGIDDGKGDEHSHEHQHEKIDFDGEIIYTEPLGADPRIVEIIKDRVSSALP; encoded by the coding sequence ATGGCTTCAAATTCAAACCAGCAAAATAAAATAGGAGTATTACTCGTGGGCCATGGGAGTAGATTACCCTACGGAGAAAAGGTTATAAAAGAACTCGCAAGACTCTATAAAATGGAGGTAGAATATCCAGTCGCGGTAGGATTCATGAACATATCAAAGCCAACCATCCCAGAGGCCATAAAAAGACTTTCACAGAAGGGTGTTAAAAAAATAATTGTCACACCAGTATTCTTGGCTCATGGCGTGCACACAAAACATGACATACCACACATACTAGGAATAGATGATGGAAAGGGAGACGAACATTCCCATGAACACCAACATGAGAAAATAGACTTTGACGGTGAAATAATCTACACAGAACCCCTAGGCGCGGACCCGCGAATCGTTGAAATAATAAAAGACAGGGTAAGTTCCGCCCTTCCATGA
- the cobJ gene encoding precorrin-3B C(17)-methyltransferase, whose translation MIKIVGIGPTRDDMTFRAFRAIQEADVIIGYKKYIDKIRDIIKDKEVIERGMREEIRRAEIAIKKHREGKNVALISSGDPGIFGMANVFFHLIDKYSNIEVEVIPGVTAANYAASLFGAPLHDFAVISLSDILTPLSEIKKKVENAVTAGFIIVFYNPQSRRRKKPLMEALKVIREHLTPDTPVGVLRGGTAKVTTLQRLDAEKVDMSTTIIIGNPTTYIREGYMITPRGYALKYFIHPLAREYYQKYINGEIREGPNLECEYYPCHFMGQDCTFCYCPFYPCGDGSTGGYWIKDKGVWSCQECEWIHEEDTIKCVKKGLDAIIKEVEDLNKKKKELLKLRRNCIYKTRLM comes from the coding sequence TTGATTAAAATCGTTGGCATCGGACCTACAAGAGATGACATGACATTCAGAGCTTTTAGAGCTATACAAGAGGCTGATGTTATAATAGGCTATAAGAAGTATATTGATAAAATCCGCGATATCATAAAGGACAAGGAAGTAATTGAGAGGGGGATGCGGGAGGAGATTAGAAGGGCTGAGATCGCGATAAAGAAGCACAGAGAAGGAAAAAATGTTGCGCTGATAAGTTCAGGGGATCCTGGAATTTTTGGAATGGCCAACGTATTCTTTCATTTAATAGATAAATACTCTAATATCGAAGTTGAGGTGATACCTGGTGTGACAGCAGCAAATTATGCGGCCTCCTTATTCGGAGCGCCTTTGCATGATTTTGCTGTTATAAGTTTGAGTGATATTCTAACACCCCTTTCCGAGATAAAAAAGAAGGTTGAAAATGCAGTGACAGCAGGGTTTATCATAGTATTCTATAACCCCCAAAGCAGAAGGAGGAAAAAGCCACTTATGGAGGCTTTAAAGGTAATTAGGGAACATTTAACCCCTGATACGCCAGTTGGGGTCTTGAGGGGTGGAACAGCCAAGGTAACAACTCTTCAAAGATTAGATGCTGAGAAGGTGGACATGTCAACCACTATAATAATTGGCAACCCTACAACCTATATTAGGGAGGGTTACATGATAACACCACGAGGATACGCCCTTAAATACTTTATCCACCCACTTGCGCGCGAATATTATCAAAAGTATATCAACGGAGAGATTCGAGAGGGTCCCAATCTTGAATGTGAATATTATCCTTGTCATTTCATGGGACAGGATTGTACATTCTGTTATTGTCCATTTTATCCTTGTGGTGACGGTTCAACGGGCGGTTACTGGATAAAGGATAAAGGTGTTTGGAGTTGTCAAGAGTGTGAATGGATCCATGAAGAAGACACGATTAAATGTGTGAAGAAAGGTTTGGATGCTATTATCAAGGAGGTTGAAGATCTTAACAAGAAAAAGAAGGAGCTTTTAAAATTGAGGAGAAATTGCATATATAAGACTAGATTAATGTGA